A window of Gambusia affinis linkage group LG03, SWU_Gaff_1.0, whole genome shotgun sequence genomic DNA:
CTGCAGCAGCGCCACCACCATCATATCAGCAGATTGATTCTGACGTCCAAAAAAGGGTTCCTTCAATGATATTGTTCACCTGTCTCATAAGCTTAAAGTGGGAGGGGAGTGCTGTGGGAAGGGGGTCGTGTGAGGGTTATTGGTGGGGAACACAGGGTGAGGGGCTTTGTTCAAGTAAGGGTTGAGAAGACTGGGGGTGCGGTGCTgacaggtggaaaaaaaaaaaacactcatctgACTAGCCTCCTCTAGTCCGTCCATGGGGCCCCATGTGAGCAAAGTAATGGAGTCCAAATTACAGCACAAGATTGCTAAGAACAAGGCTCTATTGTTTGCCCTCGGGGCACACTAGAGCACCCTAAATGAGTGTCACAGCAAGCAGCAGGGCACGGACCGTTACTGCGCTATTTAGTCTGTCTCGTTGTCTCAAGACGGACCCGTTTCAGAGGTTCTCAGATCAGACAAATACTGCTCCCCTCCGCCCTGCTCTGCCTTCACCCCTTCCTCTGCACAGCCACCCCCCACTCCACCCACAACTCCTCACCCCAAAATAGGCCAAATCTCCTCCATTGTGTTTCGACTGCCTAGTGTGAAATTCACTGTGacgttaaatgttttctaatgaaTAATTACTGAATGGATATGCAGGGAGAATATGTGTAATGGATTGTAGACTGCATTTTAAAGACGTCTTTTTTGTCTCTCCTCCGTGGTATTTACAGGACAAAAAGCCCCTCGGCCGTTCTCAGAAGAAACGAGGGCCATAGGAGGAGGACGGAGGCATGAGGGAGGGGGGAAGGAGGGCTTTGTGTCAATTAGATCCAAtggattatcttttttttttaaaatgtttttacagagaGAGTTGGGAATCAAAGGATTTCTGCTTCCAAAGAGggagtgaagaaaaaaaacagaaaaacaacaaaaccaacaaaagctGTGAAAACCTTTGGTCAAAGTGTTGGTGCTGTGAATGCTAAACAGATTGGTGGAATTTTTTTCCCACTATACTTCTAAAACACGCCGCTGTTTCAGGCTCTGCCAGTCCATTTTGCACTCTGTGTAGTGTTTACTTAGAACATCAGCTCAATTGAATGAACGGCTGCTAGCCAAGGTCCTTGTGAATGGTGTAGCAATTATCTTCTGTTTGTTCATATGTATAATCAAAGCCATTGGCACAGAGACTTTTAGGAGCTCAAAATCTTTTTAGTTTCTATAGATCCACAAAATAGACTGTATGTGCTTTTTCTGGCCTTTGCTCCCCATTGGAGTAGTTTTACTGAAACATGCATTCATCCAGATGGAGATGTCAAAACAGATTTCTTGAAACTTTTCAATACATTCATAATTGTCGCATGTATTATTTCTAACTGttgcatttgattttattatgcCCACTTTTCTCCTATTtgtagaataaaacaaactagCAAACACTATTCAGGTTGTTAAAGTGAAAgagtattaaataaaaatgatctaaaaaatAGATTACACAACATTGGGTTAACAGTAAATAACAATTTACCATCTCAGGAGCTTTTAGCAGAGTGTTGAGCTGCGGGATGATTGATATTTGTTGCACAGGGTCGGCTGGATATGGAGGGAGCCCTGACCGCCAGGGACCGAGTGGGAATCCAGGACTTTGTTCTTCTGGATGAAACCACAGAAGTGGCTGTTATCAGCAATCTGAAGAAACGTTTCAGCAAGGATCTAATCTATGTgagttacataaaaaagaaatccacatCTAAACTAAATCATGTGCTTTGTATTATGAAATAAgtattatttttactctgtCATGTCCTTAGACTTACATTGGCACACTGATTGTGTCTGTGAATCCGTACAAGGACCTGGACATCTACAGTAAGAAACAGATGGATGTCTACATGGGtgtcaacttttttgagcttccaCCACACATGTACGTTTTTGATGGGCATCCAATCTGTAACTCTATTCTGTAGCAAACAGGAAGCCAATGggctgtgaaaaacaaatggttAAAAAGTTTCAGCTGGAAATGTACTCATGggattattaaataaaaaaagaaaaaaatatcctttatCACACTCCTGTTTCCAGAAAGGACTTGAAAGACTTGggattttacaagaaaaacaaaatcagcgTAATTTTTAAAGGCGGTTTACCCAAATCAAGAGtgtccattttgttttacttggtTTAAGAAAGgcaaagtcaataaaaaatgtcCACAATAATTCTTTGGACCTTATCTTTTAGGACAGATAGATTTGAACAAAATCTGCattgtaaagtaaataaatcttaCTATCTTGCTATAAATCTACATAATCACCGATCCATATAAATCTTGCTATTTTAAACCTGTCAACGCCTATTTTCCTAACTGGACCTTTGATGTGTAACAATTATTATCTATCCATCCAGCTATGCCTTGGCTGATAATGCCTACCACACCATGCTGACAGAGTTCAACAATCACTTCATCCTCATCTCTGGTGAGAGCGGAGCAGGAAAAACTGAGGCCTCAAAGAAGATCCTGCAGTATTATGCCGTCAGCTGCCCAAGCACCACTTTAATGAACACCGTCAGAGACAAGATGCTCATGTCCAACCCTGTCTTAGAGGTTCAATGGTTGCTTCTAATTTTATCAGAACATCGACTATGCATTTAAATAAGAGGTGATTATGACAATTATTCTGAATAAAAGAGTTTCGTTTTTATTAAAGGCTTTTGGGAAtgcaaaaactctgaaaaatgaCAACTCAAGTCGGTTTGGGAAATACATGGATATTCAGTTTGACAGTCAGGTAAGGATTCAAGCAAATGCTGcagtggaaaaaatatatatcagtaAAAAAGAAGCcaggataaaaacaaatgaaatatgtattttctgaGTGTGCGTGGACTTCTCAATCAAACCTTGTAACTATGAGTTTTGcaaggttttttcttttgccttacATTACGTTACAAAGCCAATAAAAAAGTCAGCATTGCATATAATGTTAACATGATCAAATGTAAATCCTGGTGCCTGAAGGGGGATGCTGTTGGAGGCCACATCCTGAACTACCTGCTGGAGAAATCGAGGGTTGTGCACCAGAATCATGGAGAAAGGAACTTCCACATTTTCTACCAGCTGGTGGAAGGAGGATCGGATGACCTGCTGACTCAGCTGGGCCTTGAGAGAGACGTCCAGCATTACTACTACCTAACGCAGGTTTGTATGACTTCAGAAGAGCATTCTTAATTATGATCATTAGAAATATTGTGTAATTGTGTGTTCTTTGTTTCCAACAGGGGGAATGTGCCATTGTGTCGTCtattaatgacaaaaatgactGGAAATCTGTCAAAAACGCCCTGCAAGTCATTGAATTTGATGAAACTAACACCAATGTAAGTTGAATGGCTTTGCATGAATCAGTATTAAGACcaacatgttggtaaaaataaaaaacctgagtatCTCTGTGCAGCATCTGTTTAGGGTGGTTGCAAGTGTTCTCCATTTGGGAAATGTCCACTTTGATCCGGACAGCAAAGGTCACGCCCTCCTGAAGAACAACACGGAGCTGAAGTGGGTTTCAGATGTAAGGAAAGCAAACATTCCTGAGCGCGATGTCCGGACTAGGCTCAGAAATCCACTTGGCGACTCATTTCAGTTTCCTTCACAGCTTCTGGGGGTGGATGCCAACAACCTTAAGGAGGGACTTACATTCAGAAAGATTGAAGCCAAAACCGAGCAGGTTCACAGACACCAAAACCTCTTTTACCCTCACTAGGtgataaaattgtttttctccaaactgcaattgtgacatttatttaatatttttaaggtCCTCAGTCCATTCACAATAGACCACGCCATCTATGTCAGAGACGCTCTGGCCAAAGCCATCTACGGACAGACTTTTACCTGGTTGGTCAACAGGATTAATGAGTCCATGGAGAACAAGGTGAGCATATATGATGTAAAAGCTTACAtaccagtttttattttcaaagctaAGACATAAACACACCttgaactttttacatttttccttttacacCCACAATATTCAATGCATTTTTACGGCATTCTCAAAAGAAATCTGCGATAGTTTAAAGAGTCATTACCCACAGGTAACAATTTTTTTGCTAACTTACAATTGCTTTCACTTGTTTTTACTTAAGGTATTAGAGCAAATGCGTCATTTTCCCACCGCTTCTATCTTCTTCTTGCGTACTGCACTCTCACTAAAACTCCAGATAAAATACAACAACGTTTGTGGCTGTgacataacaaaatgtggaaacgtTCAAGGGgtgtaaacacttttttaaagttttgtgttgTATAGTAATATTTTCTGCTAGGACTCTTCACGAAAGACAGTTATCGGCCTTCTGGACATTTACGGATTTGAGGTGTTCTATGTTAACAGGTGAGCTGCATTCTGGATTGATAGTAGATTctctgataaataaatatttttgctgtaaaataaaacccagtgctACCAACAGACATagattttgcataaaaacagaaatgtttgccCTCTTTGTCGTCAGTTTTGAACAGTTCTGTATAAACTATTGCAAcgagaagctgcagcagctttttatCCAGCTGACGCTCAAAGCTGAGCAGGAAGAATATGAAGCCGAGGGAATTGAGGTGAGACTGatcaaaacatggaaaaagaaaaagtaaaatgaatcaTCATCAACATTTACTAGCTTTATTCTAAGTGTTTTGTTCTCAAAGTGGGAGCCGGTTCAGTTCTTCAACAATAAGATCATCTGTGACCTGGTTGAGGAGAAACACAGAGGAATCATATCAATACTGGTGTGTAATCCTCTGAAGTCTTTTCACATATATACAATCATATTTGTCCATATTTttgtagtaaaaatgttttttttatctttaatatttaataaaatcacatGCTTTCATTAGCTACAAGTggaataaattcataatattaGTCTTGGGGAATTGAATTAGTAAAATAAAGGAACTTTTCAATAATAcgctaatttactgaatattacTGTATAAgtgatgtttaataataataaaataaatatctgaatctGATTGTGCAGGATGAAGAGTGTCTCAGGCCAGGGGATGCCACCGATCTCACCTTTCTGGAGAGATTAGAAGAAAAGATGGGCAATCATCCGCACTTTGTGACGTGAGTTAAAATCTGTATTATTAGCGACCACAAACATCAGGTTTCTGCTCAGTGGAGTGGACTGTGGCTTCATGAAGACAAAGAGTTATCGTTCATCTCTGACTTTGTTTCCACCTCTTTGACTGCAGACACAGACTGGCCGACAAAATGACACGGAAGACTCTGGAGAGGGGAGATTTCAGACTCCTGCATTACGCCGGGGAGGTCACCTACTGCGTTGTgggtaaaataaaaccacagtcCTAAGGCCACTTTCACATTAACATCTGGACTAGTGCAATTTCATAGTGCCAGTCCTTTAACATagaatctttatttatttatttatttatttttatttttacatttttaggttttctaGACAAAAATAATGACCTGTTATACAGAAACATAAGAAATGTAAGTATGGATTTTTGCACCTGTAATTATTGAGATACAAATATGTACTGGCTCAAAAAGTATGTTGTTGCAAGATATGGATGGATGATAATTAACAATTTACTACCTTAATGTAAACATGCATTAATGTGGAATCTAACTTCTTTTTAAAGCTGGTGTGTCAGTCAAAAAATATGATTGTCAGGGACTGCTTCTCTGCTGTGGACACAACAAACAAGAGAAGACCAGAAACAGTAAGTTCATCTGTGTTGGATTCTTATtagtaacaataaaatgttaaattgttcATGCATTGATGATGTGACAAACATCTTTGATGAACTTTTACAGACATCAATTGGGTATTTGGCCACTTTTCCTATCAGAAATGGTGCAGCTTATCTCGGTTAACTGGTTTTCTGGCATGGAGTCATTTTAACTCCACATAAAGTTTTTTCAGGATGAAGCTCTTTGAAGAGGCCATTGAACAGTCTTACACAAAGTGGAATAAAGGAAAACTACATCCAAATTGATCACCTTCACCTAAGATCAAGAAGCTGGTAATTAAACTTGGATAAAATCGAATGTTCTAACTGGACACTGATCCAGATCAGGTATCATTAAGCTTCTGGACTGACCCTGACCACAGActtcataaaaatattgtgGACCCCAACTGATTTGAACAGACTTTGCCAATTCTGGTTAGAAAGTGGTCAGATATTCCACCAGAATGATTCCTTGAGCTTGCCGGTGACTGGTGTCtggtgtttctgcagttttttttttaaagacatttatttaagaaTACATACAGATGTATGCAATTAATTGAGCCTATGTCCATAATTTATGTCCCTTGAAGACTGGTGATAATACATTATGACTGACAATGCAAAATCTGTTTTAACACGTTTTACTAGTATCCACAATCTGACTAAAGCTCTTAATTCATACATAATGTATCTGCCAATTGAACCGACGGTATGACTCTTTCGCTGTGTCTGCAGGTAGCGACCCAGTTTAAGAACAGCCTGCAGAAGCTCACAGAGATTCTCATGGCTAAGGAGGCCTGGTACATACGCTGTCTTAAGTCCAATGAGTCCAAGCAGCCAGGTACATCAGCTCAGAAAAGGCAGAGAAGGTTAATACAATCAGCACGGTCATTTTATGATCTCTGCCACCCAAACACAGGACAGTTTGATGAAGCACTGATCAGACACCAGGTGAAGTACCTGGGCCTAATGGAGCATCTCAGAGTCAGAAGAGCTGGTTTTGCTTACCGTCGGAAGTATGAGGACTTCTTAAAGAGGTCCTGCAAAAAAGACATCTTTCCCCATGAATTTGTGCTCGATTTCGTGTGTGTAAACTTTTCCTGTGTGTGTTAACCTGGCTCCTGACACAGATACAAACCCCTGTGCCCGGCCACCTGGCCTCACTGGAGAGGAATGCCTGCTGATGGAGTTGAAGTGCTGGTTCAACACCTGGGCTACCTGCCTGATGAGTACAAAATGGGAAGGTGAGGAAAACCTTCTAATTCAGTCTAACAAATACGCTGTAAGCCagttttggcaaaaaattacCATCTTTGATTGGATTTTTATAGAACTAAGATCTTCATCCGTCATCCCAGGACCCTTTATGCCACAGAGGACGCTTACGAGAAATGCAAACATGACTTGGGTAAGTTTACTTCAAATCTTAAAAACTTCTATTATTActatttaagacttttaatgGTTTTGCGTGCTTTGGATTTGCAGCATCAAAACTTCAGGCCAAGTATAAAGGATACAAAGTGAAGGGAGAGttcaagaaacagaaagaggctGGTAAATATCAGAACATGAAACAGACTGGTGCTTACATATTTATAAACCATAAAGATAACTTTGACACCAACACCATACACTggatttgaaaacagtttttctaccAAAATATCTACCACATCTCCAATAGCAAgggattaaaaaatataatattcacAAATATTCAAACCTCTTTGCTGAAGTGCAAGCAAGCTCAACTTTAATTTCTTGTCTTCAGCAACAAAAATTGAGACGTGTTGGAGAGGAGCACAGGCCaggaaggagaaagagaaaagagcaTGGGCTGTAAAAGTCATCAAGAAGtaagccaaaaaataaaaatggcaccCTAAATCTAAATGTTGTCACATCATTTCACCTAAATTGTATTTCGTTCTCCTGTTTTAGGTTCATCAAAGCCTACATAAACAGAGGGGAAGCAAAAAGCACAGATAACTCAGAGTACCTGGCCTTTGTGAGACAAAGCTACTtgaacagactgaaaaacaatCTTCCAAAGACTGTTTTGGATAAGACAACCTGGCTAACTCCCCCAGCTGTGCTCACTGAGGTAACTCAACGTTTGATCGTTTCAACGCAGCCGGGTGGAAAGTAAACTTTTGGCTCTGAGGACGATTTTATTGCTTCATTAAAGGCATCAGAGATTCTGCGGAAGCTTCACTACCGTCTGATGGTGCGGAAATATGTACGAGGAATCCCACCACAGAAAAAAGCCCAAGTAAGAAACACTGATTATAACATACAAGACAAAAaagtgctctttttttttgtttgttttagtagtttatcgttttgttttttcagcttcaAATGAAAGTTGTCACCAGTGCGATCTTCAAaggcaaaaaggaaaattatcCACCAAGCATCCCTCAGTCTTTCTTGGACACAAGAATCAGtgagtttcaaataaaacagctcCACACACACTTCTGTTTCCAGTCAGTCACACACATGCATGGTCTGTCTTCTCCAGGCGAACAAGAGATAAACATCCGGGTTCTTAGTATGATTCGCAATGAGCAGATTAAGGTAATGGCATGAAATGACCAGCTCGACGTAATCTAGCACCAAATCAAACGCTGAGTGAGTTGGGTTCTGTGTTTCTGTAGTACAGTGTTCCTGTCATCAAGTATGACAGAAACGGCTTCAAACCAAGGCCAAGGCAGCTCATCCTCACCAAGACTGCTGCCTATCTGGTGGAGGAAGCCAAGATCAAACAGCGAGTGTCGTACAATTCTCTCAAAGGTCTGAACGACATTAAATACTTCAGTggttaacattattattattaacattactATTATTAGTGTTCTCATGGAGGGCAAAAACTGAGTTTGGACGTTTTGCAGGGATATCTGTAAGCAACTTAAGCGATGGCATCATTGTAATTCATATAACTTGTGAAGAACCCAAACAAAAGGtgagtcattttttaaaaatattttattacattacacacaatatattttattgggatttcatgtaaTAAATCAACTAAAGCTGGTGAATTAATTTTGTAGTAAATTTGAAATGGAATGAAAAGGATACAGGgccatgcatttttattcattttattttttacaaatctgaaaagtggggtgtgtgtttttatttagcctTCTTACTCTGATACACCTAAAGAAATTCAGTGCAACCAATAGGTCTCAGATGGAGCCCAACTTTATTTAATGTGGTGTCAGTATAAATCCTGCTGATTTGTGAAGGGTTCAGTCCTCAAagtcagtcctcgagggccggcctactgcatgttttagttccttccctggtttaacacacctggatcaaatgatggctcgttagaaggcctaagaagaacactgacatgctgaaaaggttgttggtgccaccagggagagaactaaaacatgcaggatgccggccctcgaggacccactttggggacccttGGCATACACCCACAACTCTAATAGTGAGGACTGATCAAAGCATCTTTATATCTAGAACTCCCCAGTGAACGCTAAAGAACTAAATCCAACTAAAAATCTTTAAGGTTTGAAAATTGCTGACATTCTCATTTTAATGTGaggttgattaaaaacaaaaattaaaaatagacagaaatgtCAGTGGAAAGTGGTTAGACTTACTCCAAAAGATTTGCTGTTAACTGCAGTGAAAGTTTGTTTTACTAACATTTGACTCATTTGCCACACTGTAAGATATCACATCTGGGTTTGtagtttttacttaaaatgacTCTGATCATGACTATGATAATACAGAAATTATTCTAATGATGACTAAGTTTGTGAAGATTCAGAAATATAAAAGCTTTTATATTGCCAGGTAAAAATCTAGTAAGATCATTTGTCACTCTTTGTCTCAGGGAGATCTGATCATACAGTGTGAGCACCTGTATGAGTTTTTAACCAAACTGAGCATCATTGCTAACAAACAGGATGCAATCAAAGTGGTCCAGGGCAGGTGAGTTCAAGATTTGAGAATAAGACACCTGGTTTTGCCATTCAGATTTACTCAACAACTTTGGCGTTTTCAGCATAACGATCAAAATCCAGTCTGGCAAAGAGAGCGCGGTGGACTTTACCACAGGGCAGGAGCCCATGGTGTACAAAGCCAAGAACGGACACCTGATGGTGGTGAGTAAAAACAAGTAATCCCATCTTTAAATTCAtcttgaacattaaaaaaaaagaaagaaaaacataaaccttttttttttgctgcaggttGCAACACGAACAAGGACACGGTAACATGTGAGGACATGCAAGAAGCCCCTGCATATTTAATCAGGAGACCCCTTAGGAGAGGATCATGTCCACAGGATACGCACCTGACCTGAAACAGCTGCGTCCCTCGTCGGACAGAAACAtacttttcatctgttttaggTCAAGTTAATTTCCAGCACAATGTTTACCAACAATAAAACTAGTTTAAATCTGAGATGTTAATTCAAAGGTTCACTTTAAGATGAAAAATCAAAGataatgtgcaaaataaatatctgactTGAGGAAACCATATTATCCACAAActtggcttaaaaaaaaaaaaatctgcgtAATTCTCTAAACAACGAAGCCATATGTattataattttgtattttcagtgaCAAGGAACatgtggaaaataaacacataccaaaacaaatgcatctagaaatttatttgtgataaaggctatataaatataaaacatcatttgttCACTTCTGTACaacagacctaaaaaaaaaatcgatgCTTGCTTTGACTTGAACATACAGAATGCAAACAGTATATTCTGATGAATGCAGTGATGAACAGGTCTAATTCCCCATCTCTGTTAAAAGCTTGTAGATAGGCCTTCCTGCCAGGCATCACTCTGATTACACTCATTCACTTAAACCTCAGCAGACATCATTCAATCAGCTCAGTACATTTAACACCTCAGGTCACAGATCAAGTTTCCTCTACtggaaaataaaaggtttataATGGAGTGAGTGGAAATATATCA
This region includes:
- the myo1ha gene encoding unconventional myosin-Ih isoform X1, yielding MQGRLDMEGALTARDRVGIQDFVLLDETTEVAVISNLKKRFSKDLIYTYIGTLIVSVNPYKDLDIYSKKQMDVYMGVNFFELPPHIYALADNAYHTMLTEFNNHFILISGESGAGKTEASKKILQYYAVSCPSTTLMNTVRDKMLMSNPVLEAFGNAKTLKNDNSSRFGKYMDIQFDSQGDAVGGHILNYLLEKSRVVHQNHGERNFHIFYQLVEGGSDDLLTQLGLERDVQHYYYLTQGECAIVSSINDKNDWKSVKNALQVIEFDETNTNHLFRVVASVLHLGNVHFDPDSKGHALLKNNTELKWVSDLLGVDANNLKEGLTFRKIEAKTEQVLSPFTIDHAIYVRDALAKAIYGQTFTWLVNRINESMENKDSSRKTVIGLLDIYGFEVFYVNSFEQFCINYCNEKLQQLFIQLTLKAEQEEYEAEGIEWEPVQFFNNKIICDLVEEKHRGIISILDEECLRPGDATDLTFLERLEEKMGNHPHFVTHRLADKMTRKTLERGDFRLLHYAGEVTYCVVGFLDKNNDLLYRNIRNLVCQSKNMIVRDCFSAVDTTNKRRPETVATQFKNSLQKLTEILMAKEAWYIRCLKSNESKQPGQFDEALIRHQVKYLGLMEHLRVRRAGFAYRRKYEDFLKRYKPLCPATWPHWRGMPADGVEVLVQHLGYLPDEYKMGRTKIFIRHPRTLYATEDAYEKCKHDLASKLQAKYKGYKVKGEFKKQKEAATKIETCWRGAQARKEKEKRAWAVKVIKKFIKAYINRGEAKSTDNSEYLAFVRQSYLNRLKNNLPKTVLDKTTWLTPPAVLTEASEILRKLHYRLMVRKYVRGIPPQKKAQLQMKVVTSAIFKGKKENYPPSIPQSFLDTRISEQEINIRVLSMIRNEQIKYSVPVIKYDRNGFKPRPRQLILTKTAAYLVEEAKIKQRVSYNSLKGISVSNLSDGIIVIHITCEEPKQKGDLIIQCEHLYEFLTKLSIIANKQDAIKVVQGSITIKIQSGKESAVDFTTGQEPMVYKAKNGHLMVVATRTRTR
- the myo1ha gene encoding unconventional myosin-Ih isoform X2 encodes the protein MEGALTARDRVGIQDFVLLDETTEVAVISNLKKRFSKDLIYTYIGTLIVSVNPYKDLDIYSKKQMDVYMGVNFFELPPHIYALADNAYHTMLTEFNNHFILISGESGAGKTEASKKILQYYAVSCPSTTLMNTVRDKMLMSNPVLEAFGNAKTLKNDNSSRFGKYMDIQFDSQGDAVGGHILNYLLEKSRVVHQNHGERNFHIFYQLVEGGSDDLLTQLGLERDVQHYYYLTQGECAIVSSINDKNDWKSVKNALQVIEFDETNTNHLFRVVASVLHLGNVHFDPDSKGHALLKNNTELKWVSDLLGVDANNLKEGLTFRKIEAKTEQVLSPFTIDHAIYVRDALAKAIYGQTFTWLVNRINESMENKDSSRKTVIGLLDIYGFEVFYVNSFEQFCINYCNEKLQQLFIQLTLKAEQEEYEAEGIEWEPVQFFNNKIICDLVEEKHRGIISILDEECLRPGDATDLTFLERLEEKMGNHPHFVTHRLADKMTRKTLERGDFRLLHYAGEVTYCVVGFLDKNNDLLYRNIRNLVCQSKNMIVRDCFSAVDTTNKRRPETVATQFKNSLQKLTEILMAKEAWYIRCLKSNESKQPGTSAQKRQRRLIQSARSFYDLCHPNTGQFDEALIRHQVKYLGLMEHLRVRRAGFAYRRKYEDFLKRYKPLCPATWPHWRGMPADGVEVLVQHLGYLPDEYKMGRTKIFIRHPRTLYATEDAYEKCKHDLASKLQAKYKGYKVKGEFKKQKEAATKIETCWRGAQARKEKEKRAWAVKVIKKFIKAYINRGEAKSTDNSEYLAFVRQSYLNRLKNNLPKTVLDKTTWLTPPAVLTEASEILRKLHYRLMVRKYVRGIPPQKKAQLQMKVVTSAIFKGKKENYPPSIPQSFLDTRISEQEINIRVLSMIRNEQIKYSVPVIKYDRNGFKPRPRQLILTKTAAYLVEEAKIKQRVSYNSLKGISVSNLSDGIIVIHITCEEPKQKGDLIIQCEHLYEFLTKLSIIANKQDAIKVVQGSITIKIQSGKESAVDFTTGQEPMVYKAKNGHLMVVATRTRTR